atcgtgataacatgggtgccatcgccaatgcacaagagccaaggtcacacaagaggctgaagcatatcaagctgcgttaccactcgattcgcgagtacatcgaagatggagaagtaaagatttgcaaagtacacaccgatccgaatgtagcagatccgttgactaaagctctccctagggcaaagcatgaccaacaccaaaatgccatgggtgttaggtatattacaatgtaatctagattattgactctagtgcaagtgggagatcgaaggagatatgccctagaggcaataataaagtggttattatttatatctttatgtttatgataaatgtttatatatcatgctagaattgtattaaccgaaacattagtacatgtgtgatatgtagacaaacaagaagtccctagtatgcctcttaaactagcttgttgattaatggatgattagtttcataatcatgaacattggatgttattaataacaaggttatgtcattgtgtgaatgatgtaatggacacacccaattaagcgtagcataagatctcgtcattaagttatttgctataagctttcgatacatagttacctagtccttatgaccatgagatcatgtaaatcacttataccggaaaggtactttgattacaccaaacaccactgcgtaaatgggtggctataaaggtgggattaagtatccggaaagtatgagttgaggcatatggatcaacagtgggatttgtccatcccgatgacggatagatatactctgggccctctcggtggaatgtcgtctaatgtcttgcaagcatatgaatgagttcataagagaccacataccacggtacgagtaaagagtacttgtcagagacgaggttgaacaaggtatagagtgatcttgaagatcaaacctcggacaagtaaaatatcgcgagacaaagggaattggtaatgtatgtgaatggttcattcgatcactaaagtcatcgttgaatatgtgggagccattatggatctccgtatcccgctattggttattggtcggagtgagtactcaaccatgtccacatagttctcgaaccgtagggtgacacacttaaagttggatgttgaaatggtagtacttgaattatggaatggagttcgaatatttgttcggagtcccggatgagatcccggacatcacgaggagttccggaatggtccggagaataagattcatatataggatgtcattttatgtgaaataaaatgtcgcggaaggttctatggaaggttctagaaggttctagaaaagtccggaagaaaccaccaaggaaggtggagtccacaagggactccacctccatggccggccagccctagtgggggtggagtcccaagtggactccaccatagggggccggccaccccccacatgggaggtgggaatcccacctttgggtgggagtcctagttgggctaggtttcccccctcctatggaaggttttggtttcgggtcttattcgaagacttggacaccaacacttgggatccacctatataatgaggggccaagggagggggccggcaaaacccaagaccatagcttggccgccccccttgagtggccggccaccccctcccaaaccctagctttgctcctccacttcatattgcccgcgtagcttagcgaagctccgccggacttctacaccgccaccgacaccacgccgtcgtgctgtcggattcaagaggagctactacttccgctgcccgctggaacggggaggtggacgtcgtcttcatcaacaaccgaacgtgtgaccgagtacggaggtgctgcccgttcgtggcgccggaaccgatcgtgatcaagatcttctacgcgcttttgcaagcggcaagtgatcgtctaccgcagcaacaagagcctcatcttgtaggctttggaatctcttcaagggtgagactcgataccccctcgttgctaccgtcttctagattgcatcttggcttggattgcgtgttcgcggtaggaaaatttttgttttctatgcaacgttatcctacagggccCTAATTCACCGATCCTCCAAACTATATGCTAGGTGTGGCAAGACCACCTCAAACTGGTTTGTATGCAAGCAACCGAGCCACACCGCTCTCGCGTAGGGGCATAGGGTGATAATGTGGTCCACTCGGTCCTCCTCCTGCAAGCACGTGTAACAAGTTTCAGTGTGATCCGTGATGCCATGCCTGAATCTTCGCTCCGCAGTCCAGAGCCTATTCCTGAGCGCGAGCCATATGAAAATCTTGCATTTGAGTGGCGCGAAGGACTTCCAAACCGGCTTATGCGCTCCGTCAATCACCGATCCTTGGCAAAGCATCAGGTAGGTTCCTTTCGCCGTGTAACCTCCCGAATCTGATCCTTTCCAGACAAACCGATCCGGGACAGTTACATCCCTTTTTACCCGCTCCATTTCTTCCCAAAGATGGATGCACTGAGAACAAACCTCAACCGAAATCAGGTCAGGTGGTATATCTGAGATCCAAGCGTTGTTGATTAGCGCATCCGAAGCCAGTCTGCTATTCTTTCGCCTGGTAGGGACAATCGCATTAACCGCAGGAGCAATATCGTCGATCCTTTGACCATGAAGCCATCTGTCCTTCCAGAACCAGATGTTCCTCCCATCTCCTATGACAAAACTGACGCAACTCTGAAAGACATCGGTGACCCTGTCATCCTTCGGCAAACTCAATCCTTGCCTGGGCCGATTGGGATCTGTCCGTTTGAGCCACTCCCATCGAACCCGCAGGGCCAGGCCTTGCCTCCTCAAATCCTTGATGCCCAGCCCTCCAAAGCAAATGGGTTTGCAGACGCTTTCCCAGGCAACCAAACACTGTCCCCCAttcacctccttcttccccgcccaAAAGAATGCTCTTAGCCACTTGGCCACTTCCTCCAGGAGCCACGTCGGGGCATCTTCCACAAGGAGTTGGTGTACTGGCCTTGCCGAGTTCACCGCCTTGATGAGCACCAGCCTCCCCGCTCGTGCAATCATGCCACGCTGCCATGCCGGCACGCAATGGATTACCCTGTCCAGGGCTGGCTGCCACTCAGCCTTGGTAAGGGGGCGCAGCGCAAGCTGGAGGCCCAAGTATTTGATCGGGAAACTTGCAAGCTCGCAGCCCAGCACCTCCTTCACTCTTTCTCCTTCCTCCATACTCCCACGGATCAGTGTAGCTGTGGTCTTGCGGTAGTTCACGTGCAAACCCGACGCTTCTCCAAAAATACTCAATATTTCATGCAGTGCTCTTAGTTCAAGCGCCTCTGGCTTGAGGAAAACCACCACGTCGTCTGCATATACTGACAGTCGCTGGATGGGGGAGATGCCTGCAAGGTTGCTGAACAGCTGCGCCTCCACAGCCTTCTCAATAATTCTGGTGAGCACCTCCATACCAATAACAAACAACATCGGCGAGGTGGGATCCCCTTGCCTCAATCCTCTGGCATGATGTGCGCCTGGAACCCCGTTGACTATGACCCTGGTATTCGCCGTGTAAAGCAGCAGGGCAATCCATTGCAGAAACCGCTCCCCGAACCCCATCCTCCGTAAGACCTCCAGCAAAAAGGCCCAAAATATGGAATCGAACGCACGCGAAATATCCAATTTTAGAAGCACGCCCGGACGCTTTCTCTGATTTATACGTCTCGCAACCTGTCATACGAGCACGAAATTATCATGGAGCGCTCTTCCCTTGACAAAGGCTGATTGGTTTATACTGACTATGTCTCGCAGTCGTTTCCTCAGGCGATTCGCTATGATCTTCGAGAAAAGTTTGGAAAAACTGTGGACTAGACTAATCGGACGATAGTCTCCAACCTCCAGGGCCTCAGGTCGTTTGGGGATGAGAGTTATTAGCGCACGATTTAGCCTGCCGAACCCTCTTCCATCCCCAACTCCAAGTTTGTGGAGGGCCGCCATAACATCTCCCTTGATCACCGGCCAAGCTCTTTGGTAAAACGCACCAACAAAACCATCCGGTCCAGGGGCTCTATCCGATGGCATTTCCTTGATCACACCCCACACTTCTTCCTCCGTGAAAATGTTCTCCAGATCGGCAAGATCAGTTGGCTGGATACCGAGCCTCTCCAAATCGATCTCAAAATCTCTGTTCTGGATCTCGTAACAATTATAGTCACAGATTCACAGTTGAGTGCGATTGTGCCGCGCGGAGGCTTTACAGcaactgttggagatgctctaagatcaGTGTTCAATTGTTACGAGAGATTGCCACACATCGATTCATTCCGTACTTTCAGTGAAGTTAGAGAACAACAACGATCAAGCTAGCATCAAGTAAGACGGATACTCATATtccagcacacaaagaatgaagaGTTGATGCAACAGCTGCCTTATATAAATAGTTGGTATGTATAAATATGTTCTCTTCGAATAATATACTCTAAGCAACAAACATCAGGTATCACAAATGGAAAAAAGAATTCACAATGTCCGCTGCAGGTTTCGTGGAGTCTTCACGGTTTGTGGTTCTCAGCAGCAGGGGcgacaaggatactaacaaacatGGGCATAATTCAGATAAACTCGTCTTCATCTACAACAAAAAATCCCAtctaaccccctccggtatttacACGAGGGGGGCAGATATCGAGTGAATCTCTTCAATGCCGATCAGCAGTTGACGCCGCACTGCCCCAAGGCGACGGCTTTCTGGGTGTCGGAGATGAAAGGGTCGATCTTCACCCACAAGAGGGAGAAGATGGACGCAAGCAGAATGGACCAAACAATGACGATAGTTGGCGTGCGGTTCTGCTTTCCCATGAGACCCTTGAGGAAGGGGTAGAGATGGAGGATCACCCagatggagaagaagagctttccGAAAAGTGGACCCCAAGATTGGTAACCACTGTTGATGGCATATGATATACCAGCCACCATGCCCACCAGGTTAATCACCAGGACGGTGGTAGGAGGGATGAGGAGACTTGTCCACTTGAACACATATAGCTCAGCAAAGTCGCCATCCTCATCGTTTGCCTTGGAGGTAACCGTGAAGTTGGTGTCAATCCCGGCCAACACTTTGAGCAGACCCTGGAACACGGCGAAGAGATGGGCAGATGTGCCACCAATAACCCAGAACTGCTCGTTTCTCCACCAGTCCTCAATGCCAACACCACTCCACTGGAGCTCCAATATACCGGTGGCCATAATGGACGCAAACATGAGAATAAAGAACAGCCCAGCATAATTACTGATCTGCATATCGGAAAATTATAAGAATGTCAGAAAAATTGTCGCTGACAAAAGGAGGGTTTTAGCGATGCAGAGATATTAACTAGAAGAACAGATACCCAAGTAGAAATCATGATCAGACAAAACAATGTCAGCTCTTAGTCAGTAACAACATAGTGCAAAAAGATTTCTCATGACTAACCTCAGGAATGATAAATTTGTTGGTGAGGAGACAGATAGCAGGAAGCACACAATAGGCGATAAGTGGAAGGGATGTTATTGGATAAACAATGGTGTTAATGTAAGCAAATCTCTCCAGAAGTTTCAACCGCCCACCATAATTATACCAAATAGGACAATGTCTGCTAAACAGAATTTCAACTGACCCAAGAGCCCAACGGAGCACTTGATTAAGACGGTCAGAAAGATTGATTGGCGCAGAACCCTTGAAACAAGGCCGTGATGGCATGCAGTAGATTGATATCCAACCTCTGGTGTGCATTTTAAACCCAGTAAGAATATCCTCAGTAACTGAACCATAGATCCAGCCAATCTGAAACAATTAGAGAAAATCTCACTTACAGTCTTCTATCTCTGCATAAAACAAAAGAACAAGGGAAACTACTATTGTCCAACTAACCTCTTTCCCCCATTCGGTCTTGTCCTCATATCCACAGCTGATGACATGGATGGCTTCCTTCAGTAGGGATGCTGGGTTTGTTGAAGGTGGTATGCCTCCTTGAGTCATGAAGGTGGATGCCGTAAATATTGGAGACTGACCAAAGCGCTTCTCCAATTTCTTCTGTGACATAAGCATCGATCTTTCATCCTCATAACCTGATGAGATTCAGGAATAGTAATTAGTTGATGCCAGTCATAACTCAAAATCTAAGGAATTATTGGGACTAAAAAGTAGAGAACAGACAGAAGCACATTATTTTAGCGATGCAGTATACACAATGCATGTTATAAGATGCCAAGACTGGAAGTAAAATTGTACAAAGCACATACCTTCAATGCCCTCTTCTATATCTTCCATGTTGAAGATGGGAGCTGAAGACTCGGTTCTCTTCATCATACGGTTTTTATTATCCATATAACTCTTATTCTTCTTCTTTCTGCCACCGCAGAAGCTCTTAACAATAAAGTTAGGTTCCAAATCAGCTTCAGTTAATACAGGATCATATCCATACAGGGCCTGCCTATTGAAACAGCATCCTGTCCCCACATACATTGGACCCTGAATGCCGTCTAAACCTTTCATGTTGATCTGCAAAGTGGAAAACCATGTAAGACAAGAAAAATTGTTGTGATAATGAACAGTTGAACACAAGCACCACCAGACTTACATCAAAGAAGACTATGTTGCGATTAGCATATCGATCGTGCAAGTCAATGCCATCAAATCTTTGTGGAAATTGAacatagcaagtttttcttcctaGTGCAGGATCCATCATGAAGCACATTGCCTCTCTAAGAGCTTTGCTGCTATTGAAGTAGTGATCACAATCCACATTAAGTAGATAGGCACCATTTGTCAGCACAGCAGATACGCGAATCTGCCAGCCATCAAAAGGTAATCATATAATTAGTAAGGAACCAGATAAAAACGATGTACTGAACGAAGTGAACTTTGTGGAAGAGAACACGTACCAGTGCATTCA
This Lolium perenne isolate Kyuss_39 chromosome 1, Kyuss_2.0, whole genome shotgun sequence DNA region includes the following protein-coding sequences:
- the LOC127293239 gene encoding probable cellulose synthase A catalytic subunit 1 [UDP-forming], with the protein product MAASTGMVAGSHNRNEFVTIRHDGDAPAPGKQPKATAVCQICGDAVGVTAAGDVFVACNECAFPVCRPCYEYERKEGNKCCPQCKTRYKRLKGSPRVQGDEEEEDVDDLDNEFNYKQDNGKGPEWQLGQGEDLDLSSSSRHEPHHRIPRLTSGHQISGEIPDASPDRHSIRSPTSSYVDPSVPVPVRIVDPNKDLNSYGLNSVDWKERVESWRVKQDKSMMQVANNKYPDARGGGDMEGTGSNGEDMQMVDDARLPMSRIVPIPANQLNLYRIVIILRLIILCFFFQYRVSHPVRDAYGLWLVSVICEIWFALSWLLDQFPKWYPINRETYLDRLALRYDREGEPSQLAPIDIFVSTVDPLKEPPLITANTVLSILAVDYPVDKVSCYVSDDGSAMLSFESLSETAEFARKWVPFCKKHNIEPRAPEFYFAQKIDYLKDKIQPSFVKERRSMKREYEEFKIRINALVAKAQKVPEEGWTMADGTAWPGNNPRDHPGMIQVFLGHSGGLDTEGNELPRLVYVSREKRPGFQHHKKAGAMNALIRVSAVLTNGAYLLNVDCDHYFNSSKALREAMCFMMDPALGRKTCYVQFPQRFDGIDLHDRYANRNIVFFDINMKGLDGIQGPMYVGTGCCFNRQALYGYDPVLTEADLEPNFIVKSFCGGRKKKNKSYMDNKNRMMKRTESSAPIFNMEDIEEGIEGYEDERSMLMSQKKLEKRFGQSPIFTASTFMTQGGIPPSTNPASLLKEAIHVISCGYEDKTEWGKEIGWIYGSVTEDILTGFKMHTRGWISIYCMPSRPCFKGSAPINLSDRLNQVLRWALGSVEILFSRHCPIWYNYGGRLKLLERFAYINTIVYPITSLPLIAYCVLPAICLLTNKFIIPEISNYAGLFFILMFASIMATGILELQWSGVGIEDWWRNEQFWVIGGTSAHLFAVFQGLLKVLAGIDTNFTVTSKANDEDGDFAELYVFKWTSLLIPPTTVLVINLVGMVAGISYAINSGYQSWGPLFGKLFFSIWVILHLYPFLKGLMGKQNRTPTIVIVWSILLASIFSLLWVKIDPFISDTQKAVALGQCGVNC